In Streptomyces venezuelae, the sequence GAGGGCGGCGGCGGCGACTGTCCCGCGGGCGGGTTGAGCAGGTCGCCCGTACCACCGAGGAGACCGCCGGCGGGGGGCCGGGAGCTGCCCGAGGGGGACGGCGCCGCGGGGCTGGCGGACGGCGTGCCGGCGGCCGGGGCGGACGGGTGGGCGCCGCTCGGGGTGCCGCCCGGCCTGGCGGACGAGCCGGGGGTGCCTCCGGTGCCGCGCGACTGCTCCGGTGCCTTGGGGAGCAGGCTCTGCAGCGGCGCCACGTCTTCGTCTATGGCCTGGAAGACCGACTCCACTTCACCGCCCACGTCCGTGAGCTGCGCCGGGAGCTTCTCGCGGAGCTTGCCCCACGCGTCGCGGTGGGAGCGTGAGAACGACGACAGCTTCTGGATCGGGCCGAGCGAGCCGTCCCGTTCGTACGCGGCCTGGAGGAGGCGGTGGCCTGCCTCCGCGTCGTGCTTCACGCCCGCCAGGGCCCGGCGGATCGCGCCCAGGGACTCGTGGTCCAGGTCGCCGAGCCGGCCCCGCTCCATCAGCCGACGGGCTTCCGACAGACGGTTCGAGGCCTGGTCGAGATAGAGCTCGCCCCGGTCCGAGTCGTCGTCGGCCATTCCCAGCTTCAGGTCCTCCATGCCCCGCTTCACGGGGTAGAGGTGGTCACCGGGCAGGGCGTCGGAACTGGCAGCGGCCACTCCGCTGAAGGCCCCTGCGGCCACACCCACGGTGAGGCCGCCCGCTGCGATGCCCTTGGACCAGCGGGAGCGGGGCCGCAATTTCCGGAGCGAGGTCGCCCGGTGGGCGCCGCGGCCGGTCCGCTGTTCGGGCACCTGAGGGTCCGAGGCGGCACCGCCCCCGGCCCTCTCCTCCAGCACCATGGCCTCCATGGCGGCAATGAGCTGGGCTCGTTGCACCACTTTGACCTCGGGGTCCAGCACCGGGCGCGGCATTCTTTCGCCGAGCACGCTCGCCAGGGCCAACAGCCGGTCGTGGTCGGCAGGTTCGGCAGGTGCCTCGGACTGCTCGGCCGCCGAGTCCGGATCTGGAAGGTCGGACGGGTCCCGATCCTCCAGGGCCTGGGCGAAGGCGTTCGCCCGCCGGTGCGGGGTCACGTTCGCGATCACTGGCGGCACCTCCTCTCGTCATGACGATCGACTCCCCAAGGTGTCCGGAAGGTTGCCTTCCTTGAGCACATCCACACTTTCGGGTGAGCGGCTTCGGGCAAAGCGTGTCCACAGGGAGCCTGCATTCCGCACAACGAGCGTCGCGGCACTTGGGTTACGGACGAAGGATGATCTGACCACAGCGTCATCGAGGGGTCACCGAATGTGAGGTTGTGTAGGAGGGGTCAGCGGGCGTCTTCGGGGAGGAGGCGGGCCAGGGTGCGCACCGCCCGGTACTGGAGCGTCTTGATGGCGCCCTCGTTCTTCCCCATCACCCGGGCCGTCTCGGCGACCGAGAGGCCCTGCAGGAAGCGCAGGGTCACGCACTCCTGCTGCTGCGGATTGAGTTTGCGTACGGCCTCCAGCAGGGCCGCGTTGGAGAGGGACTCCAGGACGGAGTCCTCCGGGCTGCGCTCGACCTCGTTCGCGTCGAGCATCTCGCCGGTGGTGACCTCCAGCCGGAATCGGCTGGACTTGAAGTGGTCCGCCACCAGGTTGCGGGCGATCGTCACCAGCCAGGCGCCGAAGTCGCGGCCCTGCCAGGTGAAGGTGGAGATCCGGCGCAGGGCGCGCAGGAACGTCTCGCTGGTGAGGTCCTCCGCGGTCGCCTTGCCGCCGACGCGGTAGTAGATGTACCGGTAGACCGTGTCGCTGTACTGGTCGTACAGGCGGCCGAAGGCCTCGGCCTCGCCCGCCTGGGCGCGTTCGACCAGGTCCATCATGCGTGCCTGGTCGCTGTCCGCCGTGGGGCGGCGGTGGGTGGTCTGGGTGCCGGTGCCGGAGGCGTTCGAGCCGCCGGCGGCGCGACCTCGTCTGCCCACCGTCGCGCCCCCGTCGGTCAGGGCATAGCAAGGGCCGGCCGGGCCGAGGCCGGCAGGGACCGCGGCGGCGAAGGCGGGGGCGGCGTACGCGGTGGGGACGAAGCCGCGCAGGTGGTCGAGGACCGTTGCGCGCAGCTGAGCCAGGCCCGAGGCGTCAACCCCGACAGGTGGGTACACGGGACTCCCAGAGGCAGAGCTTCCATCACGTGCAGTGCGGAACCGTTCACCCGTCGTGGCGACAGATGACCGGTGGCATGCGTCTGAGGAGAATAACGCTTCGTACAGGCAGCGCTACACCCAGTTGCTCAAATCACCGGTTCCGACACTTCTGTTGCGTGTCGAGGGCATATTCAGTCGCAGTTGGTGATCGATTCTTGATCGCTTGGATGCGCGGAATGGACGCTTCCAAGGGGTCCCGCGACCGAGTCGGGCATGCCGGAGTGCCGCGCCGGGGGCGCGGGTAGGGGTGCGCGAATGCCGTGGCCCGGGCCGTGGTGCGGGCGGGCCCGGGGCTTGCGGGCCCCGGGCCTGGTGTTGTTACTTGCGGCGGCGGTGCAGGGCGATGGCCGCGGCCGCGCCGCCGGCGATCGCGCCGACGCCGGCGGCCGCCGGGACGCCGACCTTCACGGCCTTGCGGCCGGTCCGATAGTCGCGCAGCCGCCAGTCGTTGGTGCGGGCATGCTTGCGCAGTTTTGTGTCGGGATTGATCGCGTACGGGTGTCCGACCAGGGACAGCATCGGGATGTCGTTGTGCGAATCGCTGTACGCGGCGCAGCGTTCGAGGTCCAGCCCCTCGGCGGCGGCCAGGGCGCGGACGGCCTCCGCCTTGGCGGGGCCGTGCAGGGGTTCGCCGACGAGGCGGCCGGTGTAGATCCCGTCGACGGACTCGGCGACGGTGCCCAGGGCTCCGGTCAGGCCGAGGCGGCGGGCGATGATCGTGGCCGTCTCCACGGGGGCGGCCGTGACCAGCCACACCTTCTGGCCGGCGTCGAGGTGGGCCTGGGCCAGGGCCCGGGTGCCCGGCCAGATCCGCTCGGCCATGTACTCGTCGTAGATCTCCTCGCCGATCGACATCAGCTCGGAGACCTTGTGGCCCTTGACGATGGACAGGGCGCTGTCGCGGGCGTCCTGCATGTGCTCGGGGTCCTCGACCCCGGCGAGCCGGAACCAGGCCTGCTGCCACGCGAAGCGGGCGAGCTCGCGGCGCCGGAAGAACTCGCGCTTGTAGAGGCCGCGGCCGAAGTGGAAGATCGCGGCGCCCTGCATGACGGTGTTGTCGAGGTCGAAGAAGGCGGCGGCGAGATCGTCGCCGGCGACCGGGAAGACGGGCTCTTCCGGGGTCGGCTCCGGGCCCTCTTCGGTGCGGGCCTGCGGTTCCGTTTCTGGTTCGGTGAGCGGTGTGGCCCCGGCCAGAGCGGTCTTGCGGGCGGCCTCGGCCGAGGCCTCGCCCGCCAGCACGCTGCGTGCGGTGGCGGAGCGCCGACGAGGGGGGAGCCATCCGGGAGCGGCCATGACGCGAGCATAGCCACTGTGTTCGGGAGTTCCCGAACCGATGGGATGCGGAGGCGTGAACTCTTCGGGGCGCTGCTGTTACGTGAGGGCGCGCGAGAATGGGTGGCATGAGCCCTTTGTTGCGCCGTAAGGAAAAGAAGCAGCCCGCCGAGCGGACGGTGACGCTCATCGGGAAGCCGGGGTGCCACCTGTGCGACGAGGCGGAGGAGGTGGTCGCCGCGGTGTGCGCCGAGACGGGTGCAAGGTGGGAGAAGAAGGACATCTCGCAGGACGAGGAGCTGTACCGGCTGCACTGGGAGCAGATTCCGGTCGTGCTCGTGGACGGCGAGCAGCACACCTTCTGGAGGGTGAACCCCGACCGGCTCCGGCGGGCGTTGGGGGCCTGACCCTTCTCCCGGTTACCATCATGGGCGATTTATGGGGTCTCGGGGGCGTATCTGTGAGGAGTGTGCACGGTTTTGCCCCCTTTGGGTTTTGAACGGGTTCGACGTGGTGATGGTTCCGGCTTTACGTGCCGACGTCGCGTGACCCCGGTCACTTTGGACGGACAAAGCGGACACAATCTTTGTGCACGCGTTCACAAAGGCATAGCCTGCTGTCGACGGGGCGGTCCTGGGACAAGTGGCCGCCTGCAGCCCCGCTCATCCCGCAGGAGCATCGTGGCAACTGGCCGAACTCACCGACCGGCGACGCGCAGCCGAGGTATTCCCGAGGCCACAGTCGCCCGGCTTCCGCTGTACTTGCGCGCTCTCACCGCGCTCTCCGAGCGATCGGTGCCCACGGTGTCCTCCGAGGAGCTCGCGGCCGCCGCCGGAGTCAACTCCGCGAAGCTGCGCAAGGACTTCTCGTACCTCGGTTCCTACGGGACCCGCGGCGTCGGCTACGACGTCGAGTACCTCGTCTACCAGATCTCCCGCGAGCTCGGCCTGACCCAGGACTGGCCGGTCGTCATCGTCGGCATCGGTAACCTCGGCGCCGCCCTCGCCAACTACGGCGGCTTCTCCGCGCGCGGCTTCCGCGTCGCGGCCCTCATCGACGCCGACCCGGCGATGGCCGGCAAGCCGGTCGCCGGCATGGCCGTCCAGCACACCGATGATCTGGAGAAGATCATCTCGGAGAACGGCGTCTCGATCGGCGTGATCGCGACCCCCGCGGGCGCGGCCCAGCAGGTCAGCGAGCGGCTGATCGCCGCCGGCGTCACCTCCATCCTGAACTTCGCGCCCACCGTGCTGTCCGTGCCCGAGGGCGTGGACGTGCGCAAGGTCGACCTCTCCATCGAGCTCCAGATCCTCGCCTTCCACGAGCAGCGCAAGGCCGGTGAGGAAGCGGCCGCCGCAGCCGCCGGCAGCTCCTCCGTGGGAGGCGCCGCACCCGCCGCGGCCGTGGTGCCGCCGGCCGGGCGGACCGCCGCCGAGCAGCGCAAGGGCGGGCCCGAGGGCGACGTACCGGCGGTGATGCCGGCATGAGCCTGCTCGTCGTAGGGCTGAGCCACCGCAGCGCACCCGTCAGCGTGCTGGAGCGGGCCTCCCTGTCCGCCGATGCCAAGGTGAAGCTGCTGCACGACACCCTCGCCGCCGAACCGGCGACCGAGGCGACTGTGCTGGCCACCTGCAACCGGATCGAGCTGTACGCGGACGTGGACAAGTTCCACGCCGGCGTCGCCGAGCTGTCCACGCTGCTCGCGCAGCACAGCGGCGTCGCGCTGGAGGAGCTCACCCCCTACCTGTACGTGCACTACGAGGACCGGGCGGTGCACCACCTGTTCTCGGTGGCGTGCGGCCTGGACTCGATGGTCGTCGGCGAGGGGCAGATCCTCGGCCAGATCAAGGACGCGCTGGCGCTGGGGCAGGAGCTCCACACCGCCGGCCGGCTGATCAACGACCTGTTCCAGCAGGCACTGCGGGTCGGCAAGCGCGCGCACTCCGAGACCGGGATCGACCGGGCCGGCCAGTCGCTCGTGACCTTCGGACTGGAGCAGCTCGCCGTGCGGACCCCGGTGGCCGAGTGGGCCGCCGGCAAGCGGGCGCTGGTCATCGGCGCCGGATCGATGTCCTCGCTGGCCGCGGCGACCCTGGCGCGGGTCGGTGTCGCCGAGATCGTCGTGGCGAACCGGACCGCGGACCGGGCGGAGCGGCTTGCGGAGATTCTGGTTGCCTCGGGCACCGGGGTGTCGGCCGTGGCCGTGCCGATGGCTCGGGTGGCCGACGAGCTGACACGAGTCGACGTGGTCGTCTCGTGCACCGGCGCGACGGGGCTCGTGCTGACCGCCGACGACGTGCTCGACGCCGTGTCCTGGGGCTCCGCCCCGGATCCCGCGCCGCACACGCCGGCCGGGCCGGACGCGGCGCCGGCGGGGCTGGAACTGGCGGGGCAGGATGCCGACGTGCTCGCCCGGCTGGTTGCTGCCGCGCGGGACGGCGGGCGGCTCGCCGACGCCGGCGCGGCGCGGACGATCAGCGCAGCCGTGGAGGCCGACGGGTGCCCCGTCGGGCCCGACGGGCGCGCCGCGCTCACCGGGGTCGACGCCAACTCCCTCGAACTGCACGGCACCTGGGCCGACCAGGGCGAGGCCGCCGCCCAGCGGCAGCCCCGCCGGAGCACCCGTACACAGCCCCACGCGACCACCGTCCGGCTCGCCCTCCTCGACCTGGCCATGCCCAGGGACATCGACGCGGCCGTACACCGGATCCCGGGCGTCCGGCTCGTGGACATCGAATCGCTCGCCGAGGCGTCCGCCGACGCCCCGATGGCGGCCGACGTCGACGCCGTACGCGGGATCGTCGCCCAGGAGGTGGCGGCCTTCGGGGCGGCACAGCGGGCCGCGCACATCACGCCCACCGTCGTCGCCCTGCGCGCCATGGCGGCCGAGGTCGTGGCCATGGAAGTGGCCCGGCTCGACGGGCGCCTGCCCGACCTCGACGAACGGCAGCGTGCCGAAGTCACCCAGACCGTGCGCCGCGTCGTGGACAAGCTCCTCCACGCGCCGACCGTGCGCGTCAAGCAGCTCGCGAGCGAACCCGGCGGCGCCGGGTACGCGGAGGCGCTGCGCGAACTCTTCGACCTCGACCCTCAGACGGTTGCTTCCGTCAGCCGGGCGGACGCGGCCGATCCGATGAACGACGACGACCCAGGACGGGCATCATGAACACACGTCCCGACCAGCCGCTGCGGCTCGGTACGCGGCGGAGCAAGCTGGCCATGTCCCAGTCGGGGCACGTCGCCGACGCGGTACGGGCCGTCACCGGCCGCGCCGTCGAGCTCGTGGAGATCACGACCTACGGCGACGTCTCGCGCGAGCACCTCTCGCAGATCGGCGGGACCGGCGTGTTCGTCACCGCCCTGCGCGACGCGCTGCTGCGCGGCGAGGTCGACTTCGCCGTGCACTCGCTGAAGGACCTGCCGACCGCCCAGCCCGACGACCTCGTGATCGCGGCCATGCCGCGCCGCGAGGACGCGCGGGACGCCCTCGTCGCCCGGGACGGCCTGACCTTCGAGCAGCTGCCCGACGGAGCCCGCATCGGCACCGGCTCGCCGCGCCGCACCGCCCAGCTCAACCACCTGGCGCTGTCGCTCGGCAAGCGGATCGAGACGGTGCCCATCCGCGGCAACGTCGACACCCGGATCGGCTTCGTCCACGACGGTGAACTCGACGCCGTCGTCCTGGCGGCCGCCGGACTGAACCGGATCGGCCGCGGTGACGAGGCGACCGACCTGCTGGCCGTCGACAGCGTCCTGCCGGCCCCCGGCCAGGGCGCCCTCGCCGTGGAGTGCCTCGCGTCCGACACGGACCTCGTCGCCGCGCTCGGCGTACTCGACGACCCGCACACCCGGGCCGCCGTGACCGCGGAGCGTTCCCTGCTCGCCGCCCTGGAGGCAGGCTGCAGCGCACCCGTGGGCGCGTTCGCCGACCTTCTGGCGGACGGGGAGATTGTCAATGAAATGCGCCTGCGCGGCGTCGTCGGAACCCTCGACGGCACGACGCTGGTGCAGCTGTCCACCACCGGTCCCGTGCCCCAGTCGTACGACGAGGCCATGGCGCTCGGCCGCGAACTCGCGGACGAGATGCTGGCCAAGGGCGCGGCCGGTCTGATGGGGGAGCGATCGCTTTGAACCCCTCAATTCCGACCACCTCCGCCTATCCGGCCGTCGCCGCCCACGGACGCGTCACCTTCCTCGGTGCCGGCCCGGGCGACCCGGGTCTGCTGACGCTGCGCGCCGTCGAGGCGCTCGCCGCCGCGGACGTACTGATCGCGGAGCCCGAGGTGCTAGAGGTCGTACGGACTCATGCGCGGGCGAACGTCGACACGCCGCAGCTGACGATTGCTGATGAAGTGTCAGCGGCCGCCGGGGTCCCGGTGATCCGGGACGCGGCCAATCTTGTCATGGAGGCCGCACGCTCCGGCAGGCGGGTCGTGCGTGCCGTCACGGGCGACCCCGGACTCGACGGCAACGCCGCCGAGGAGATGCTCGTCTGCGCCACCGCCGGCATCCCCTTCGAGGTGGTGCCCGGTGTCGCGACCGCGGTGGGCGTACCCGCGTACGCCGGTGTCCCGCTGCGCGACAAGCAGGGCGCGGACGTCCGGTTCGTCGACGCGAAGACCGCCTCGGCGCGCTGCTGGAGCGAGGTGGGCGCCAGCGACGGCATCCTCGTCGTGTCCGCCACGCTGGAGACCGTCCCGGCGGCCGCCGCCGAGCTGGTGAGCGCAGGGCGCAAGCCCGACACCCCGCTGACCGTGACCGTCGCCGGCACCACCACGCGGCAGCGGACCTGGTGCGCGACGCTCGGCACCATCGCCCAGGTGTTCAAGCAGGGCAAGGTGCTCCCCTCGCCCGAGGGCGCCCGGTCCGTCATAGCCGTGGTCGGTGAGCACAGCGCCGCCGCACGGCGCGAGGACCTGTCCTGGTTCGAGTCGAAGCCGCTGTTCGGCTGGCGGGTCCTCGTACCGCGCACCAAGGAGCAGGCCGCCTCGCTCTCCGACCAGCTGCGTTCCTACGGCGCGGTGCCCCACGAGGTGCCGACCATCGCCGTGGAGCCGCCGCGCACCCCGCAGCAGATGGAGCGCGCGGTGAAGGGCCTGGTGACGGGCCGCTACGAGTGGATCGCCTTCACCTCGGTCAACGCCGTGAAGGCCGTCCGCGAGAAGTTCGAGGAGTACGGGCTCGACGCGCGCGCCTTCGCGGGCATCAAGGTCGCCGCGGTGGGCGAGCAGACGGCCGCCGCGCTCGTGGAGTTCGGCGTGAAGCCGGACCTGGTGCCCAGCGGCGAACAGTCCGCCGCCGGACTCCTGGAGGACTGGCCCCCGTACGACCCGGTCTTCGACCCGATCGACCGCGTGTTCCTGCCGCGCGCCGACATCGCGACCGAGACGCTGGTCGCCGGCCTGATCGAGCTCGGGTGGGAGGTCGACGACGTCACCGCCTACCGGACGGTGCGCGCGTCGCCGCCGCCGGCGGACACGCGCGAGGCCATCAAGGGCGGCGGCTTCGACGCCGTTCTCTTCACGTCCTCGTCCACCGTCCGCAACCTGGTCGGGATCGCCGGGAAGCCGCACAACGTGACCGTCATCGCCTGTATCGGGCCGGCGACGGCCAAGACGGCGGAGGAGCACGGGCTGCGCGTGGACGTACTGTCCCCGGAGCCGTCGGTGTCGAAGCTGGCGGAGGCCCTCGCCGAGTACGGTGCGGCGCGCCGCGAGGCGGCCAAGGAGGCCGGCGAGACGGTCTTCCGGCCGAGCGAGCGACGGCCCGGAGCGCGGCGGCGTCGTACGACGTGAGCGCCTTAGGCCCGGCCGGGACGCCGGCCCACGGAACGGGTGAGGGGCCCGGGTGCGATCGCACCCGGGCCCCTCTCGCGTATCCGGGCGCAATCCCTTTGCGGTCGCGTGTCCCCGCCATGTCAAATATGGCGGACTGTCATAATCCGTCCGATTCTGTCAGTCCGGTCGGGAGGATTGTTGTGACTATCTGTCAAACCGTGAGCGGGGTGGGCGTGCAGGAGGCACTCCCGCCGTCGGCGCCGCCTGGTCTTCGAGTGCGTCGCTCGTGGTGGGGTGGGTTGCTGCGGGCGCTGGTGGCAGGTCTCGTCCTGGTGGCCGGCCTGGCCCTGCCCGTGGTGGCCCCGCAGCCCGCCCAGGCCGTGCCGCCCGGTACCTACGCCTACGTCGCCAACTTCCAGGACGACACGGTGTCGGTGATCGACACGGCGACGAACACGGTGGTGGTCACGGTTCCCGTCGGCGATGCGCCGTGGGGAGTGGCGGTGTCGCCGAACGGCACCCGCGCCTACGTCACCAATCGCACCAGTGGCACGGTGTCCGTGATCAACACCGCGACCGACACGGTCGTCGCCACCGTCCCCGTCGGCCTTGAGCCCCTCGGAGTGGCGGTGTCGCCGAACGGCACCCGCGCCTACGTCACCAACTACGGCGCCGACACCGTGTCCGTGATCAACACGAACACCAACGCGGTCGTCGCCACCATCCCCGTCGGCGATGCGCCCATCGGGGTGGCGGTGTCGCCGAACGGAGCCCGCGCCTACGTCACCAATTCCGAAGCCGACACGGTGTCCGTGATCAAAACCGCCACCAACACCGTCGTGGCCACCGTCCCCGTCGGCGACTCCCCGTTCGGGGTGGCGGTGTCGCCGGACAGCGCCCGCGCCTACGTCACCAATTCCGGCGCCGACACGGTGTCCGTGATCGACACGGGGACGAACGCGGTCGTCGCCACGATCCCCGTCGGCGATGCGCCCCAGGGGGTGGCGGTGTCGCGGGACGGCACCCGCGCCTACGTCGTCAACGCCGACGCCGACACGGTGTCCGTGATCGACACGGCGACGAACACGGTCGTCGCCACCGTCCCCGTCGGCGATGCCCCCCGAGAGGTGGCGCTGTCGCCGGACGGCACCCGCGCCTACGTCACCAACGCCAACGACGACACGGTGTCCGTGATCGACACCGCCATCAACACCGTCGTGGCCACCGTCCCCGTCGACGACCTCCCGTTCGGGGTGGCGATCGGGGTCGTGCCCCGGCCGGCTCCGGCGCTGACTCTGATCAAGCTCACCGCCGGCGGGACGTTCACCCGGGGCGGGCAGGGCGCCTACACCCTCACCGTCACCAACACCGGCGACCTGCCCACCGACGGCAGCACCGTCACCGTCACCGACACCCTCCCCGCCGGCCTGACCCCGGTCGGCTTCTCCGGCAGCGGATGGACCTGCACCCTCACCCCGCTGTCCTGCACCCGCAGCGACACCCTCGCCCCCGGCGCCGGCTACCCGCCCCTCACCCTCACCGTCCGGATCGCCCCCCACGCGCCGAAGCAGGTCACCAACACCGCCACCGTCACCGGCGGCGGCGCCACCGGCACGAGCCTTGCCACCGCGACCACCACCGTCGACAGGAAGCAGCAGCCCAAGCCCCCGCACCACGACCGCCCGGGCCACGACCGCCCGGGCCACGGAAAGCCCGGCCACGACCGGCCCGACCACGGCCACCGCCCCGGCCCCCGGTAGCCGCACACCGGCATGACGAACGCCCCGGCGCCGGCCGCCCACCCTCGGACCGCCGGCGCCGGGCATCCCATGACCACGCAACCCCACACGAAGGCCCGCCGCCGGAAGCCTGCGCCGGCCCCTCGCGCCCGACCGGACCACCGATCAGGTGGGGTTCGCGCTGCGGAACGCGCGGCGGTAGGTGTCGGGCGGGACACCGACGACCCGCTTGAACTGGCGCCGCAGGGTGGTGGCCGTACCCATGCCGGTGGCGACGGCGACCGCCTCGACCGTCTCGTCGGTGGCCTCCAGCAGCTCCTGCGCGCGGCGCACCCGCTGGGTCAGCAGCCACTGCAGCGGGGTCTGGCCGGTGACCGCCCGGAACTGCCGGCCCAGGTGGCGCGGGCTCGTACTGGCCCGGCGCGCCATGTCGGTGACGGTCAGCGGCCGGTCCAGGCGCTGCTGGGCCCAGGCGAGCAGGTCGGCGAGCCGGTGGTCGCCTTCGGCTTGCACCGGGGTGGAGACGAACTGCGCCTGACCGCCCGTCCGGTGGGGCGCCATGACGAGGCGGCGGGCGACGGAGTTGGCGACGGCGGCGCCGTGGTCGAGGTGGACCAGGTGCAGGCACAGGTCCACGGCGGCGGCCTTGCCCGCGGCCGTCAGCACGCTGCCGTTGTCCGTGTACAGGACGTCGGCGTCGACCTCGGCCCCTGGGTGGCGGGCGCTCAGCTCCGCGGTGTGCGCCCAGTGGGTGGTGGCCCGCCGCCCGTCGAGCAGGCCCGCGGCGCCCAGGACGAAGGCCCCGGTGCACAGGGAGGCGACCCGGGCGCCGGCCGCATGGGCGGCGCGCACGGCGTCGACCAGCTCGGGCGGCGGCGGTTCGTCGACGTCGGCGCACGCGGGAACGATCACGGTGTCGGCCCGGACCAGGTGCTCCAGACCGTGGTCGGGCTCGACGGTGAACGGGCCGACGCGCACGGGGCCGGGGCCGCAGAGCAGCACGTCGTACCAGCCCTGCGGGGCGTCGGGCGGGGGATTGCCGAAGATCTCGTAGGCCACCGCCAGCTCGAAGTGCAGCATGCGACCGGCGGCCGCCAGGGCGACAGTGGGCATGTCCGAAAGTGTACGGGTGATGTCGTTCCGGACCATCACGGTCGGGTGCGGGACGCCCCGAGACTGGGTTCATCGAGACGGCGGATACGACGCGAACGACGCGAACGACGCGAACGACGTGAACGGGGACAGCGATGAGCACGGTGGGTACGGCGAACACAGCGGACGCGGCGAACACGGCGGGTGCGGCGGGTCCGGCGGGCCCGGTGGTGGTCTACGGGGCGACGGGGCACACCGGTCGCTTCATCGTCGCCGAGCTGCGCAGACGCGGAATCGCCACCGCCGTCTCAGGCCGCGACGAAGCCCGGCTGGAGGCACTGGCCGCCCAGGACGGGGCGGACGTGCTCGTCCGGCCGGCCGCCGTGGACGATCCGGCCTCCCTGGACCGGGCCCTCGCCGGTGCGGCGGCCGTGATCAACGCCGCCGGACCGTTCGCGGTGACGGGCGGCCCGGTCGTCGAGGCGGCCCTGCGCGCCGGGATCCCGTACGTCGACGTCGCGGCCGAGATCGAGGCGAACGCCGCGATGTTCACCGACCGCGCGGAGGCGGCCCGCGAGGCCGACGTGCCCGTGGTGCCGGCCATGGCCTTCTACGGGGGCCTGGGCGACCTGCTCG encodes:
- a CDS encoding beta-propeller fold lactonase family protein codes for the protein MLRALVAGLVLVAGLALPVVAPQPAQAVPPGTYAYVANFQDDTVSVIDTATNTVVVTVPVGDAPWGVAVSPNGTRAYVTNRTSGTVSVINTATDTVVATVPVGLEPLGVAVSPNGTRAYVTNYGADTVSVINTNTNAVVATIPVGDAPIGVAVSPNGARAYVTNSEADTVSVIKTATNTVVATVPVGDSPFGVAVSPDSARAYVTNSGADTVSVIDTGTNAVVATIPVGDAPQGVAVSRDGTRAYVVNADADTVSVIDTATNTVVATVPVGDAPREVALSPDGTRAYVTNANDDTVSVIDTAINTVVATVPVDDLPFGVAIGVVPRPAPALTLIKLTAGGTFTRGGQGAYTLTVTNTGDLPTDGSTVTVTDTLPAGLTPVGFSGSGWTCTLTPLSCTRSDTLAPGAGYPPLTLTVRIAPHAPKQVTNTATVTGGGATGTSLATATTTVDRKQQPKPPHHDRPGHDRPGHGKPGHDRPDHGHRPGPR
- a CDS encoding helix-turn-helix domain-containing protein, translating into MPTVALAAAGRMLHFELAVAYEIFGNPPPDAPQGWYDVLLCGPGPVRVGPFTVEPDHGLEHLVRADTVIVPACADVDEPPPPELVDAVRAAHAAGARVASLCTGAFVLGAAGLLDGRRATTHWAHTAELSARHPGAEVDADVLYTDNGSVLTAAGKAAAVDLCLHLVHLDHGAAVANSVARRLVMAPHRTGGQAQFVSTPVQAEGDHRLADLLAWAQQRLDRPLTVTDMARRASTSPRHLGRQFRAVTGQTPLQWLLTQRVRRAQELLEATDETVEAVAVATGMGTATTLRRQFKRVVGVPPDTYRRAFRSANPT